The window cattaagagtatctctaacgctcctgctgtctctagagagttgaaaacagcaggtctgggacaggtagcacatccggtcaCACCGCCCTCTTCAGAGGACAGACATCTCCTTCCTGTTTGGTAACTGatggtttttttgtgtgttttttttccctAGGTGCCAAGGTGACGTCCACAGACCTGCCGGAGGTGCTGAGTAACCTTCAGTATAACGTCCTGCGTAACACCAGGGGTTCCTGTAGACACGCTCCTCCGtgtcactgagctgtcctgggggaaGGAGCTGGAACAACACTTCCCTCAGGCTGCCTGTCACTACGACTACGTGTTCGCTGCCGACGTGGTGTACTGCCACCCTTACCTGGCGGAACTCTTGGACACCTTCGATCACCTGTGTCAGGACGGAACGGAGATCCTCTGGGCCATGAGGTTCCGTCTGGACAGAGAGAACCAGTTCGTAGAACGGTTCCAGACCAGGTTCCATCTGGATGAATTGTACGATCTGCCCAGTCTCAGTATTAAACTGTACCGAGCATCGAGgaaggagatggggaggaagacACGGTCTGGAGAGGCAGCTTAATAC of the Oncorhynchus nerka isolate Pitt River unplaced genomic scaffold, Oner_Uvic_2.0 unplaced_scaffold_1571, whole genome shotgun sequence genome contains:
- the LOC135568463 gene encoding LOW QUALITY PROTEIN: protein-lysine methyltransferase METTL21E-like (The sequence of the model RefSeq protein was modified relative to this genomic sequence to represent the inferred CDS: deleted 1 base in 1 codon), which translates into the protein MILIVLPGVDVDAELAAAIMSRRIIQSLITVEAWEGYTFADHQIKIKESHDLYGAVMWPSAIVLCYFLDTHRDTYNLLDKNVIELGAGTGLVSIVTSLLGAKVTSTDLPEVLSNLQYNVLRNTRGSCRHAPRVTELSWGKELEQHFPQAACHYDYVFAADVVYCHPYLAELLDTFDHLCQDGTEILWAMRFRLDRENQFVERFQTRFHLDELYDLPSLSIKLYRASRKEMGRKTRSGEAA